Below is a genomic region from Syngnathus acus chromosome 20, fSynAcu1.2, whole genome shotgun sequence.
CAGAACAAACCAGATGCAAAGCAGCCTAATGTTCCTCTCATAGAGACGGGCATTGCTCCAAATCTTGGGTGAGTGTTGAACATACAGGTcgattattttatataattcTTAAAAGATGACACAACAGAAATGTGCAAACGTTATTTTGGTCAAAGCCAAAATGACATTCTCATTAAAGAtcagattgattgatttttattggTAGGGTCCAAGTTACTATAAAAcatattattttgcttttgttaaaACGTTTCTCATTAATTTCTTCTTTGTCAATTACAGGTTGAAATACCAACTAAATCCATCTTTGAAGTATTTGTACCCGCCCCCTTCTAGTAGCGTTCTGACAAATATAACACACGCCCTTTTGTGTGTGCCCAAGTTTTATGTTCAAGTGAgtacactttttatttttccactttaAATCTTTAGTAcgcaaagataaaaaaaattcagcacTTTCTTTTGCATGCTGATTTAAATTTGGAGTGAACATTTGTCGTTTATAACAAAATCCACCTCTGCATGTTTCGCCCCGGGAGACGagctaatatatatatattaaaaaaaattagtcTTTGAACTGCATCCATTTCCTTTAAAGATCATCCAGCAAAcgtttaccttttttttctcaattccaATTTGCGCATGTTAATAATAAACCATAAGTGGGAAGCATGAGTTATAGGTTTAACATTTTGAGTGGCCTGGATTTGAAATGCTGCTGTTTGCAGCTTTTGCATCATGGTGGCGCTCTTGTGTTGAACCAGAGGCGGTGGCATCAGCCCACCTCCCCTCGCCCCCACCTCACCTCTCACACTTCTCACCTCAATTTCGCCTTGATCCATGCATTTGGAAGGGGAAAGCACAAAAGCTCTGCAATTtccgtttgttttctttttttggttgcAGGTATTGTATGAACCAAAGCTCAGCTCTTTactgttttaatatttttcttaaCAGGTTCTGCATTTGATGAACAAAATGAATTTACCCTGTCCGTTTGGACCGGTCACTCCCAGACCCCCATTggtgagatttttttattaggccctttgaatttcaattatttcttGTTAAACaataatgtcatttaaatCTAAGCACAAATTGTCTCTTGCAGTTTGGGCAACTTCCGACCGCCCCACCCATCCCCATGCCTCCCCCGTTTCCTCCTGATCTCCCGCCTTTCCCAGATGAGGAGATGATGTCAGCTGATGAAGAATCTGAGTATGAAAGTGGAGATGATGAAGACAAAGAGAGGTGAGAAGTGGAACGCTCACATGATTGGATGGTTAGCATGATTTTAAAACAAGGGGCTTGGTTTCAGGATCGCTCGTCTGATGGGTCTGGTCAACCAAGCATGCAAGAGACCCTTAAGACCAAAAACATCtttgaagaggaggaagccCAAGATCAAGGATCTCCTCTATGTGCCCAAAGTAGACTCTCAGAGGTACAAGTCGTGCATGGTTTTATtgttggttctttttttttttttaacaaatggcGATTATCTCTGCTGTCTTTAGCACTCCAGCCATGCAGCCGTCAGACGTGTTTGAGCAGCCCAACCCCGCCGGACCCAAAAAAATCGAATTCCACATCTCGGTTTCGGAGGTGGCGGCCAAGGTGGACGGAAGTAGGACGCAGTGTGACGAAGGTAGGAGGAACGCCACATCATTTCAAACTCAGTTGcttgtagttttatttttcactctTTCAACAGTCCCCGTTTGTCCTTCCGAAATGGATGTGACTGAAGTTACCCTCAACAACAAAACGGAGGCTGCGGAAGGATTTGGTAAGATCTACCCCAACCTCCAGCCGTCCCAGGAATGTGAAGAACGCagtgatgaagaggaggatcTCCCCTCGGATGTCATCTCAATAAAAGAGCTGGAAAAAGGACGTCTCTCAAAAGACGGTAAACAAGGAGATGACAAATACGTACGCTCCGATATGACCTCAAAGGTGCTGACTGTTTCCTCCTTGAAAACAGAGATAAAAAGGATGTCAGTGTTTAAGAATTACGAGCCCGGCGAGCCGACTTGCAGACTGTACGTGAAGAATATCGCAAAACAAGTGGAAGAGAAAGTAGGTTCTTTTCTGGCACTCGGCCTTTTTCCATGTGGCGTGTTTCTTGCTGAAGTCGTCAGATTGCTGCTATATTGTTGAATgtcaaaagtaaaacaatCCCGTAATTAGCTCCGCTGCATCAGAGCCGCTTTGGTTGTTATTTATTGTCCTTCCGTTCATCGTTTGTCTTGCAGGACCTCAAGTACATCTACGGGAGATACATTAATCCCTCCTCAGAAACTGAAAGAAACATGTaagtgtcctttttttatgtCCTGTCAGCGACAAATTTGTTTTAAGGACTGATTTGATAAAATGGCAGCTGAAGAAACGAGTTTCGGAAACATCTCTTATTTACTCCATCTCCCATTCATCAGCTATTTTTGACTTTGGTGATTTGTCACTTTCTCTCGGGAGATTCCGGTAATGCATGCTGACTGTGctatgttatttaaaaaaaaaaaaaaaaaagatccagcTTGCCACGCAGATCAGgagggatgttttttttttcttctgtttgaGCATCAGCCGTACTTTTAAATGAATATTCCACCCGGGATCTGAAATTGagtttttgttgtgttcaCACTTGTAATCTGTCACTCCGTTccagcccccccaccctccctaaaaaaaaaaaaaatacacaaacagtAGGTGGTCACAAGCTTTATAGCATCATTCCGTTTGCAATCGCAAAGTATCACTTCTGAGTCTGAGGGCTCTCTCGAGTGTCGTTTTGAATACAGCAAGCTGtttctgggttttttttttaatagaaggaAATGTAAAGCTTTTCCATTTCCTGCATCCATATTTTTAGCCCTTATTTTGGAGTGCcataaaaacaacacttttcttattttcattttttccataTCCCAGGCCTCAATTGGTTCTCTAATGCATACTTTTTGTGTGTAGTAGGCTAAGCAGGTGCATTTTTGATGGTCCCCTTGCTTCCTGTTCCTTCTCCAGGTTCGACGTGGTGTTAATGAAAGAGGGCCGGATGAAAGGGCAGGCCTTTGTCGGACTTTCCAATGAGCAGAGCGCCGAAAAAGCCCTGCGGGAAACCAACGGTTTTATTCTCTTCGACAAACCCCTCGTGGTGGTATCCTTTTTGTTACGTGCTCTATTGTGCAAGCAAATAATGTCATTTGAACACAATGTGGTCAGCGTGTCATTTCATGGATGGAATTGACATCTgacataaagaaaaataaaatgacaattcaCGCTATTGTGAATTTTAGCGTAGTCTTCTGCAGTGCTGCTGAAAAATGGAAAGTTTAACATCCTCGGTGTAAACTTTGAAAACAATCGAAGGTGTCTGCTTGGAAGAGAAATTGCTTTACAGTGCGAGTGTCAACATTGacctttttaatgtttaacgCCCTTAACTTGTAATTGCAGCAATTTGCTCGATCAGCCAGGCCAAAACAAGACAATAACGACACCAAGAAAAGACCAAAACAACGATAACATTATAGGTGAGTAATAATTAAAAGAATGTGTTATATGTCATATGCTGCAGCTGTTGCGAAatgtaatatataaataaaatattgtattaTAAGTTTATATAAATTAAGTTGTtcgcaaaaaaaatgcattgtcaTGTGGCACATCTTCCAATATCACCTAATCAGTATCTGccattgtattattttataattatgATCAAgatgtgtatttatttgactgCTTATTATATTTATGACTTTACTACTGCCTTGGGATAGACTTAGGGAGAAAATTAGGTTACTTCTTCGCCGTTAGGAACGTAAACCGAGGACCCCCTGTAACGATCAATGGAAGgagtattgattttttttttctttttcctgaaTTGTGACAGAGTTCACGTTGTCATGCTTTCCTTTAAATTTGTGTTTATACTTCATTTAGTCAAGATGCCAAGGCTTGAATTTGTGGGCCAGCAGAACCATTTGTATCCTTATTTGAACATATCCTTTggagaaagaaagcaaaaagaaaaatttaaAGAAAAGAGGGCAGTTCTATTTGTGGCACCAGTGTCGTATTGACCTTTTAAGCACGTTGATCTACATTTACAAGGAGGGAGCGCtattattttcttcatctgCATTCAGtgaattcattctttttttcttttttttttactaaatgtTGCTTAAATGCCGTttgactgtttatttttacctcGTCTGGCTGGATTTCAGGTGATGATCATCAGAGGTCGTCTTCATCTTTCTttaataaaagttgtttttattaaaatgaggTCATGTCTCTGTTCCGCACACAAACTCACATAATCTACATTTTATGGGGTAccttttattattcacaaacaTCTCTAACGTTCAAACCGAGACGGTTGGCAGTcgcaggttaaaaaaaaaaacaagactgcaaacaaaccaaataaaGTGAAGTCTGTGGGAAATTGCCGTAGCCGCTTGAGCTCACCTTCACAATCCCGCCTCGCCCCACCGGCGTTATTACAGAGCGTAAACCTCTGAGAGTGAACTTTCCCCCTCAACAACCATCATATCAGAGGATTTGGAAATCAAATTATTGTTGTCCTCCGAGTAATGCGAAAAGTGGAGTTGGGAGCATGTCAGTCAGAGATGAATTAAAGTTTGAGATGTCGTCTCAGATGTTAGATGGCTGACCACTTTTGTTGTTTACTGACCACTGGAAGCGACAATTTTGTTGTCCGTCCTCTCAAAGAATTAAAGATCCATT
It encodes:
- the rnpc3 gene encoding RNA-binding region-containing protein 3 → MDFSEDSTAEHGSKTLLVRHLPAELSQDEKEDLLKYFGAQSVRAFSNFGSMKHTAFATFPSEKAAEKALARLHQLEILNRKLIVEFAKGQDNLTVLKDPPVSDSTKKRAQNKPDAKQPNVPLIETGIAPNLGLKYQLNPSLKYLYPPPSSSVLTNITHALLCVPKFYVQVLHLMNKMNLPCPFGPVTPRPPLFGQLPTAPPIPMPPPFPPDLPPFPDEEMMSADEESEYESGDDEDKERIARLMGLVNQACKRPLRPKTSLKRRKPKIKDLLYVPKVDSQSTPAMQPSDVFEQPNPAGPKKIEFHISVSEVAAKVDGSRTQCDEVPVCPSEMDVTEVTLNNKTEAAEGFGKIYPNLQPSQECEERSDEEEDLPSDVISIKELEKGRLSKDEIKRMSVFKNYEPGEPTCRLYVKNIAKQVEEKDLKYIYGRYINPSSETERNMFDVVLMKEGRMKGQAFVGLSNEQSAEKALRETNGFILFDKPLVVQFARSARPKQDNNDTKKRPKQR